TGTGATTGTCGAAGCTGTGTCAAAGGATTAGTCACAAGATCAGGAAGAGTACGTATTTCATCACCATTTTTATCGTATCAGTAAcaataaaagtaaaagtaaacaaAAGGTGATGATTGTGTATTCTCTTAGCAGCTTGATTTCAATATATACAGCCCAAATACGTCTTCAACAAGTACAAGAGTTCCTTGTGATAGTAGTTCGTGTAGATTAAGAAAACAATGTTCAGCAAGACCCGAAATTTGTCCATATCAAGTGAATTATCTTTCAAGTAACACCTCATCAACTGGAATCTTGATAGAAGACACTTTACATTTAACAACAGAAGACACTTCATTGAAAGCCGTTGATGCAAAGATCAAGTTTGGGTACATATCTATGTGCTTACTAGGACTATTCTTTATAATCAAGATGAGCATGAggagggtatttatgtcttttgcTATTTTAATTTGTAGGTGTGGAATGATCCAAACGGGGTCATTTTTAGATGGGGCAGCTCCAAATGGGCTATTTGGGCTTGGAATGGAGAACATGTCGGTTCCTAGTATTTTAGCAAGTAATGGTCTTACTGCTAATTCATTCTCTATGTGTTTTGGTTCTGATGGAGCTGGAAGAATCAATTTTGGAGATACAGGAAGTTTGGATCAAGGAGAAACACCATTGAATCTTGATACACCTCAGTAAGTTAGTTTACTTGTGTATTATTTACAACATTCTACTTTCAagttttttcttattaagacatttattttaaaccctaatccatgaaATTTTTATCCACTAGTCGAACGTATAACATTAGCATGACACAAACAGTTGTGGGAGACAATGTTACAAATGTTGATTTCAACGCGATATTCGACACTGGCACTTCATTCACTTATTTGAATGATCCCGCATACTCGATTATTAGTGAAAGCGTAAGTATCATTACTTTAAATTTCTttctattatagcattgtactttaaaaaaaaaaaaaaatccgacTTATTCGAATGATTTGTTTTATGTTTTTGCAGTTTGCTTCACAGACAGAAGAGACTCGGAGTCAACCAAGTGACCTTCCTTTCGAGTATTGCTACGGCATAAGGTCAGTACAGAAAGAACGACTTAATAGAGAAAGCCAGAAAGCTAGAGAAACGAGGCTTTCCCGATTAAGTCATGCCTAATTACAAATTTGCCATTGTTCATTATTTACTTTCATTTCCCGAAGTTTGTTGTTATTTTCTTAAATATCATTTATCCAGACAACACTTGTTTTGTGCAGTCCGGGGCAACAGACGTTTGAAGCGCCACCGTTGAATCTAACAATGAAAGGAGGAGACCAGTTTTCCATCACCAATCCATTTGTTAATGTTCCTCTTGAAGTaagacccaattttttttttgaatatattTTCTTTACTTGTATCTATTTTAACTGGTTTAAAATTTAAACTTATCGGGTTATTGTGGTTATTTAGGATGGTGGATCCGTGCTTTGTTTGGGTATCGTGAAAAGCGAGGACATAAATATCATTGGACGTAAGTAACCTAACCCTCGTGatccacttccatttattttagtACAGTTGTAAGATTTACAACTGTACTAAACAATCATTCTGAGTGACAAATTCACACAGAATGATCGCTCCTATAGATATAATATAAAGAttacattgtttttttttattattattcagaAAACTTTATGACGGGGTATCGAGTAGTATTCGATCGCGAGAAGAATATTTTGGGTTGGAAACCTTCTAATTGTGAGTAAATCTTAACCAACACTTATCATATGACTGTTTTACTTTTACCCATTATGTTAAATGATTAACCTCATGATGGTTTTTATCTTTAGGTTACAATGCTATAGAATCAAATACATTACCAATAAGTCCACGGGCCTCACCCAAGGGTTCACCGTCTATGTCTGTGGGACCCGAGGCCACGGCTAGGAACGGTTCACCGAGCTCGAGTCAGATGCAGCCAGGAAATGGTGCATATGGGTTGATGACATCATCATATACATATTTCATAGTTATTGTTGCCAATTTTTTCATGGTtttgttgtaatttttttttccatttgtaGAGTTACATTGGTATATCATGCTATGATACACGGTATAGAGTATAgaatcatatcacatacatatagaGATACATTTCCATTCTTATTTAGTTTTGgtgtatatatatagttttgaTTGTTGAGATGGATTCTGGTTTACATCTACTAATAAAATATGATGTCTTTCTGCTATGGTTTCCAAGTTCATGCAATTGtagcatcctacttttatttATGTACAATGACATCTTACTCTTT
The genomic region above belongs to Lactuca sativa cultivar Salinas chromosome 4, Lsat_Salinas_v11, whole genome shotgun sequence and contains:
- the LOC111892157 gene encoding aspartyl protease family protein 1 isoform X2, coding for MGFGSNLILVFVGLIFVGSRLIHGFGTFGFDIHHRYSDPVKGILDIDDRHLPQMGSVDYYSAMAHRDRLFHRRRLAGAGDATVESSLAFVDGNETYQLPSLGFLHYANVSVGTPSLWFLVALDTGSDLFWIPCDCRSCVKGLVTRSGRLDFNIYSPNTSSTSTRVPCDSSSCRLRKQCSARPEICPYQVNYLSSNTSSTGILIEDTLHLTTEDTSLKAVDAKIKFGCGMIQTGSFLDGAAPNGLFGLGMENMSVPSILASNGLTANSFSMCFGSDGAGRINFGDTGSLDQGETPLNLDTPHRTYNISMTQTVVGDNVTNVDFNAIFDTGTSFTYLNDPAYSIISESFASQTEETRSQPSDLPFEYCYGISPGQQTFEAPPLNLTMKGGDQFSITNPFVNVPLEDGGSVLCLGIVKSEDINIIGQNFMTGYRVVFDREKNILGWKPSNCYNAIESNTLPISPRASPKGSPSMSVGPEATARNGSPSSSQMQPGNGAYGLMTSSYTYFIVIVANFFMVLL
- the LOC111892157 gene encoding aspartyl protease family protein 1 isoform X1, yielding MGFGSNLILVFVGLIFVGSRLIHGFGTFGFDIHHRYSDPVKGILDIDDRHLPQMGSVDYYSAMAHRDRLFHRRRLAGAGDATVESSLAFVDGNETYQLPSLGFLHYANVSVGTPSLWFLVALDTGSDLFWIPCDCRSCVKGLVTRSGRQLDFNIYSPNTSSTSTRVPCDSSSCRLRKQCSARPEICPYQVNYLSSNTSSTGILIEDTLHLTTEDTSLKAVDAKIKFGCGMIQTGSFLDGAAPNGLFGLGMENMSVPSILASNGLTANSFSMCFGSDGAGRINFGDTGSLDQGETPLNLDTPHRTYNISMTQTVVGDNVTNVDFNAIFDTGTSFTYLNDPAYSIISESFASQTEETRSQPSDLPFEYCYGISPGQQTFEAPPLNLTMKGGDQFSITNPFVNVPLEDGGSVLCLGIVKSEDINIIGQNFMTGYRVVFDREKNILGWKPSNCYNAIESNTLPISPRASPKGSPSMSVGPEATARNGSPSSSQMQPGNGAYGLMTSSYTYFIVIVANFFMVLL